A part of Streptomyces sp. NBC_01497 genomic DNA contains:
- a CDS encoding polyamine aminopropyltransferase, whose product MLDQHAVAQRDPSPAGPPPPPPCREPRPPVRADAVRFLVLLVVFVCAACGLVYELELVALGSYLMGDTVTQASVVLSVMVFAMGIGSLLAKRLRTRAAVGFGLVESGLALVGGMSAFTLYASFAWLGGSRGAIVAFSLAIGVLTGAEIPLLMTLIQRVSRQDAGAAVADLFAADYVGALVGGLAFPFLLLPWLGQLTAAMVTGAVNVMAGGALVLWLFGRDLSPRARRLLLTADVLVLAVLATAAATVGDFERAARSAVYGPGVRVAVHTSVQEIVLTGGARGTLDLYLDGRLRVSARDEYRYDEGLVHPAMRGPHARVLILGGGDGLAAREVLRYRDVASVTVVDIDGEVERLAREDPALSALNGHAYRDPRLHVVTSDAFSWLRGAERARPGSGPAPFDVIVCDLPDPGITSSSKLYSQEFYGLAARALAPDGRLVVHVGPLATRVRAFWTVDATLRAAGFRATPYGATGPADGFAGGPDRTKRAGRGESAREDWGFLLAARGPAAPPLALAPDAPRLRSLDAARLAADGRAAARQRPGGAGRLPPSTLIHPRYGE is encoded by the coding sequence ATGCTCGACCAGCACGCCGTGGCGCAGCGAGACCCGTCACCGGCGGGACCGCCGCCACCACCGCCCTGCCGCGAGCCGCGGCCGCCGGTTCGCGCGGACGCGGTCCGCTTCCTGGTGCTGCTCGTGGTGTTCGTCTGTGCGGCCTGCGGCCTCGTGTACGAGCTGGAACTCGTCGCGCTCGGCTCGTACCTCATGGGGGACACGGTCACCCAGGCGTCCGTGGTGCTCTCGGTGATGGTGTTCGCCATGGGCATCGGCTCCCTGCTCGCCAAGCGGCTGCGCACCCGAGCGGCCGTCGGGTTCGGACTGGTGGAGTCGGGGCTCGCGCTGGTCGGCGGCATGTCCGCGTTCACGCTGTACGCGAGCTTCGCGTGGCTCGGCGGCTCGCGCGGGGCGATCGTCGCCTTCTCCCTCGCCATCGGCGTGCTGACGGGTGCCGAGATCCCGCTGCTGATGACCCTGATCCAGCGGGTCTCGCGGCAGGACGCGGGCGCGGCCGTCGCGGATCTGTTCGCGGCGGACTACGTGGGCGCGCTGGTCGGCGGGCTGGCCTTTCCGTTCCTGCTGTTGCCGTGGCTCGGGCAGCTGACGGCCGCGATGGTCACCGGCGCGGTGAACGTGATGGCGGGCGGCGCGCTCGTGCTGTGGCTCTTCGGGCGGGACCTGTCGCCCCGGGCGCGGCGGCTGCTGCTCACCGCCGATGTGCTGGTGCTCGCGGTACTGGCGACGGCGGCGGCGACGGTCGGCGACTTCGAGCGGGCCGCGCGCTCGGCCGTCTACGGCCCGGGTGTCCGGGTCGCGGTGCACACGAGCGTGCAGGAGATCGTGCTCACCGGCGGGGCCCGGGGGACGCTCGACCTGTACCTGGACGGCAGGCTCCGGGTCAGCGCGCGGGACGAGTACCGCTACGACGAGGGGCTGGTGCATCCGGCGATGCGCGGGCCGCACGCGCGGGTGCTGATCCTCGGCGGCGGCGACGGCCTCGCGGCACGTGAGGTGCTGCGCTATCGGGACGTCGCGTCGGTGACGGTCGTGGACATCGACGGCGAGGTCGAGCGGCTGGCGCGCGAGGATCCCGCGCTCAGCGCACTCAACGGGCACGCGTACCGGGACCCGCGGCTGCACGTGGTCACGAGCGACGCGTTCAGCTGGCTGCGCGGGGCCGAGCGCGCGCGACCCGGCAGCGGTCCTGCACCGTTCGACGTGATCGTCTGCGACCTGCCCGATCCGGGCATCACGTCCAGCTCGAAGCTGTACTCGCAGGAGTTCTACGGCCTGGCGGCGCGCGCGCTCGCCCCGGATGGGCGGCTGGTGGTGCACGTGGGGCCCCTCGCGACGCGCGTCCGGGCGTTCTGGACGGTGGACGCGACGCTGCGGGCCGCCGGATTCCGGGCGACGCCCTACGGGGCGACGGGACCCGCGGACGGTTTCGCGGGCGGCCCCGACCGGACGAAGCGGGCGGGCCGGGGCGAGTCGGCCCGGGAGGACTGGGGGTTCCTGCTGGCCGCACGGGGTCCCGCGGCCCCGCCGCTCGCCCTCGCGCCCGACGCGCCTCGGCTGCGGTCGCTGGACGCGGCCCGGCTCGCGGCGGACGGACGGGCCGCCGCCCGGCAGCGGCCGGGCGGGGCGGGGCGCCTGCCGCCGTCGACTTTGATTCACCCGAGATACGGCGAGTGA
- a CDS encoding alpha/beta hydrolase family protein, with protein MPDAAAHEPANDPTRGAIRDAARDAAEYDSLFGHPVVAPDATAAYGEHPDQIVDFHAPRGVASGSAPLVVLLHGGAYRARVDRAHLSPFADFLARRGFAVASVEYRRGAALPGQADGAPAGSAPPAGRWPETFDDVATALDVMPALAARALPAADTGRMVLAGHSAGGQLALWAAARHVLPPGAPWRLDRPAPLRGVVALGPLADLSLSARLGACEGAVAQLLGEGEEFKSRSELVDPALLLPTGIATTVVHGREDTTVPPGIAESFVVAASRAGETVGLTVLEGIGHFPPIDPAADACAVVAEEIAQLAW; from the coding sequence ATGCCGGACGCCGCCGCGCACGAACCCGCGAACGACCCCACCCGTGGCGCGATCCGTGACGCAGCTCGTGACGCAGCGGAGTACGACTCCCTGTTCGGGCATCCCGTCGTGGCGCCCGATGCCACCGCCGCCTACGGCGAACACCCTGATCAGATCGTCGACTTCCACGCGCCGCGGGGCGTCGCGTCAGGCAGTGCGCCGCTCGTGGTCCTCCTGCACGGCGGCGCCTACCGGGCCCGCGTGGACCGGGCGCACCTCTCGCCCTTCGCGGACTTCCTCGCGCGGCGCGGGTTCGCCGTGGCGAGCGTCGAGTACCGGCGCGGCGCGGCGCTGCCCGGGCAGGCCGACGGCGCGCCCGCCGGGAGCGCGCCGCCCGCGGGCCGCTGGCCCGAGACGTTCGACGATGTGGCCACGGCCCTCGACGTGATGCCCGCGCTGGCGGCCCGGGCGCTGCCCGCCGCCGACACCGGGCGGATGGTGCTGGCCGGCCACTCCGCGGGCGGCCAGCTCGCACTGTGGGCCGCGGCCCGGCACGTACTGCCGCCGGGGGCGCCCTGGCGGCTGGATCGCCCCGCCCCGCTGCGCGGTGTGGTGGCGCTCGGCCCGCTCGCGGATCTCTCCCTGTCGGCCCGGCTCGGGGCGTGCGAGGGAGCGGTGGCGCAACTCCTGGGTGAGGGCGAGGAGTTCAAGAGCCGCAGCGAGCTGGTCGATCCGGCGCTGCTGCTGCCGACGGGCATCGCGACCACGGTCGTACACGGCCGCGAGGACACCACGGTGCCGCCCGGGATCGCCGAATCGTTCGTGGTGGCGGCGTCGCGCGCGGGCGAGACGGTGGGGCTCACCGTGCTCGAAGGGATCGGCCACTTCCCACCGATCGACCCGGCGGCGGACGCGTGCGCGGTGGTCGCGGAGGAGATCGCCCAGCTCGCCTGGTAG
- the fbaA gene encoding class II fructose-bisphosphate aldolase: MPIATPEIYAEMLDRAKAGKFAYPAINVTSSQTLHAALRGFAEAESDGIIQMSTGGAEFLGGQYKKDMVTGAVALAEFAHIVAEKYGITVALHTDHCPKDKLDTYVRPLLDVSAERVKAGRNPLFQSHMWDGSAETLADNLAIAEELLAKAAAARIILEVEITPTGGEEDGVTHEINDKLYTTVDDALRTAEALGLGEKGRYLLAASFGNVHGVYKPGNVVLRPDLLKDLQEGVAKKYGRPAGSQPFDFVFHGGSGSSDEEIATALGNGVVKMNLDTDTQYAFTRPVADHMLKNYDGVLKVDGEVGSKKTYDPRTWGKSAEAGMAARVTQACESLRSAGTRMK; encoded by the coding sequence ATGCCCATCGCAACCCCCGAGATCTACGCCGAGATGCTCGACCGGGCCAAGGCAGGCAAGTTCGCCTACCCCGCCATCAATGTGACGTCGTCCCAGACCCTGCACGCCGCGCTTCGTGGTTTCGCGGAGGCGGAGAGCGACGGCATCATCCAGATGTCGACGGGCGGCGCCGAGTTCCTGGGCGGCCAGTACAAGAAGGACATGGTCACGGGCGCGGTCGCCCTGGCCGAGTTCGCGCACATCGTCGCCGAGAAGTACGGCATCACGGTCGCGCTGCACACCGACCACTGCCCGAAGGACAAGCTCGACACGTACGTCCGTCCGCTGCTCGACGTCTCCGCCGAGCGCGTGAAGGCCGGCCGCAACCCGCTGTTCCAGTCCCACATGTGGGACGGTTCCGCCGAGACGCTGGCCGACAACCTCGCCATCGCTGAGGAACTGCTCGCGAAGGCGGCAGCCGCCAGGATCATCCTTGAGGTCGAGATCACCCCGACCGGTGGCGAGGAGGACGGCGTCACCCACGAGATCAACGACAAGCTGTACACGACGGTCGACGACGCGCTGCGCACGGCTGAGGCGCTCGGCCTGGGCGAGAAGGGCCGCTACCTGCTGGCCGCCTCGTTCGGCAACGTCCACGGCGTCTACAAGCCCGGCAACGTGGTGCTCCGCCCCGACCTGCTGAAGGACCTCCAGGAGGGCGTCGCCAAGAAGTACGGGCGTCCCGCGGGCAGCCAGCCGTTCGACTTCGTCTTCCACGGCGGCTCCGGCTCCTCCGACGAGGAGATCGCCACCGCGCTGGGCAACGGCGTGGTCAAGATGAACCTCGACACGGACACGCAGTACGCGTTCACCCGTCCCGTCGCCGACCACATGCTGAAGAACTACGACGGCGTGCTGAAGGTCGACGGCGAGGTCGGTTCGAAGAAGACGTACGACCCCCGCACGTGGGGCAAGTCCGCCGAGGCGGGCATGGCGGCGCGCGTCACGCAGGCGTGCGAGTCGCTGCGGTCCGCGGGTACACGCATGAAGTAG
- a CDS encoding DUF3151 domain-containing protein, with amino-acid sequence MSIHENLLGGPPPTHLPDSPEPRELLAQGTSPADVAAKYPTSSLAWALLADDAWTGGRVIESYAYARTGYHRGLDSLRRAGWKGHGPVPWDHEPNRGFLRALHALARAAQEIGEQDEYERCATFLRDSSPAAADTLG; translated from the coding sequence ATGTCGATCCACGAGAACCTGCTGGGGGGACCTCCCCCCACCCACCTGCCCGACAGCCCGGAACCGCGCGAACTGCTGGCGCAGGGCACGTCACCGGCCGATGTCGCGGCGAAGTACCCGACGTCGTCGCTGGCCTGGGCGCTGCTCGCCGACGACGCGTGGACGGGCGGCCGGGTCATCGAGTCGTACGCGTACGCGCGCACCGGCTACCACCGGGGCCTGGACTCCCTGCGCCGCGCGGGCTGGAAGGGCCACGGCCCGGTGCCGTGGGACCACGAGCCGAACCGCGGCTTCCTGCGGGCGCTGCACGCGCTGGCGCGGGCCGCGCAGGAGATCGGTGAGCAGGACGAGTACGAGCGCTGCGCGACGTTCCTGAGGGACTCCTCGCCCGCGGCGGCCGACACCCTGGGCTGA
- a CDS encoding MFS transporter, translating to MDIRLSSAKGRWVILTTVLGSSMALLDSTVVNVALPHIGDDLHAKLSALQWIVNAYTVTLAGLILLGGSLGDRYGRRNVFVLGIVWFALGSLLCGVAPSAPVLIIARALQGVGGALLTPGSLAILQATFHPDDRSRAVGLWSGLGGVGAAVGPFVGGWLVDGPGWRWVFLINLPLAAICVPVALRHVPESRDPEHHGKFDVTGAALGAAALALVTYALIGKAWWAGAAGVLVGAAFVLVEKRRPDPMLPLSIFSSRQFTTVNLVTLCVYAAFGGFFFLVTLQLQVVAGYSALKAGAALLPTTGLMLLFSARSGQLADKIGPRIPLTVGPLLCATGMLLMLRVGEHASYLVDVLPALIVQGAGMVTLVAPLTATVLASVDTGKAGLASGVNNAAARAAGLIAVAALPLLAGMGPEVYKSAPRFNHAFDKAMPICAGVLVVGALLAFSTVRGHVRAPAGERAVAETECKVYCGVNGPPVEPVREVVDGASAKRDTPPPAPPAQGRL from the coding sequence ATGGACATCCGCCTGTCCTCGGCCAAGGGACGCTGGGTCATCCTCACCACGGTGCTGGGCTCCAGCATGGCCCTGCTCGACTCGACCGTCGTCAATGTGGCGTTGCCCCACATCGGCGACGACCTGCACGCGAAGCTCAGCGCGCTCCAGTGGATCGTCAACGCCTACACGGTCACCCTGGCGGGTCTGATCCTGCTGGGCGGCTCGCTCGGCGACCGGTACGGGCGGCGCAACGTCTTCGTGCTCGGCATCGTCTGGTTCGCGCTCGGCTCCCTGCTGTGCGGGGTGGCGCCCAGTGCGCCCGTGCTGATCATCGCGCGGGCCCTGCAGGGTGTCGGCGGCGCGCTGCTCACGCCCGGTTCGCTCGCCATCCTCCAGGCGACCTTCCATCCCGACGACCGGTCGCGGGCGGTCGGGCTGTGGTCGGGGCTCGGCGGTGTCGGGGCGGCCGTGGGGCCCTTCGTCGGTGGCTGGCTGGTGGACGGTCCCGGCTGGCGCTGGGTGTTCCTGATCAACCTGCCGCTGGCGGCGATCTGCGTGCCCGTCGCGCTCCGGCACGTACCGGAGTCGCGGGACCCCGAGCACCACGGGAAGTTCGATGTGACGGGGGCGGCACTCGGCGCCGCCGCGCTGGCGCTCGTGACGTACGCGCTGATCGGCAAGGCCTGGTGGGCGGGCGCGGCGGGGGTCCTCGTCGGGGCGGCGTTCGTCCTGGTCGAGAAGCGGCGGCCGGATCCGATGTTGCCGCTGTCGATCTTCTCGTCCCGTCAGTTCACGACGGTGAACCTGGTGACGCTGTGCGTGTACGCGGCCTTCGGCGGGTTCTTCTTCCTCGTGACGCTGCAGCTCCAGGTCGTCGCGGGCTACTCGGCGCTCAAGGCGGGCGCGGCGCTGCTGCCGACGACGGGGCTGATGCTGCTGTTCTCGGCGCGCTCCGGGCAGCTCGCGGACAAAATCGGCCCCCGCATCCCGCTGACCGTGGGGCCGCTGCTGTGCGCGACGGGCATGCTGCTGATGCTGCGGGTCGGCGAGCACGCCTCCTACCTCGTGGACGTGCTGCCCGCGCTGATCGTGCAGGGCGCCGGGATGGTCACGCTGGTCGCCCCGCTGACGGCGACGGTGCTGGCCTCCGTGGACACCGGCAAGGCGGGGCTCGCGAGCGGCGTGAACAACGCGGCGGCGCGGGCGGCGGGGCTGATCGCGGTGGCGGCGCTGCCGCTGCTCGCGGGCATGGGCCCCGAGGTCTACAAGTCGGCGCCCCGGTTCAACCACGCGTTCGACAAGGCGATGCCGATCTGCGCCGGGGTGCTGGTGGTGGGCGCGCTGCTGGCGTTCTCCACCGTACGCGGGCACGTGCGGGCGCCGGCCGGGGAGCGGGCCGTGGCGGAGACCGAGTGCAAGGTCTACTGCGGGGTGAACGGTCCGCCGGTCGAGCCGGTGCGGGAGGTCGTGGACGGGGCGTCCGCGAAGCGGGACACGCCGCCGCCCGCGCCGCCCGCGCAAGGCAGACTGTAA
- a CDS encoding aldose epimerase family protein — MSDLKLSAGDVTVEIAPDDGARVSSLVIGGTELLRQGPRYGCFPMVPWCGRIAQGRFRNGETQHQMPLNSGPHAIHGTGRDTVWRVRHADDTTATLTYELAEPWPYPGLVTQTFRLTDSALELTLGVETRADSFPAQVGWHPWFNRSLGAGGEDVSLAFAPAFQLERGEDHLPTGRRIDPRPGPWDDCFGMPDGVEATLTWPGQLALTVSSPARWVVVYDEQAEAVCVEAQSGPPDGLNTDPELVTRLQPLELAATWSWERL, encoded by the coding sequence GTGAGTGATCTGAAACTTTCCGCCGGTGACGTCACCGTCGAAATCGCGCCGGACGACGGCGCCCGTGTCAGCAGCCTCGTCATCGGCGGCACCGAACTGCTCCGGCAGGGCCCCCGCTACGGGTGCTTCCCCATGGTCCCGTGGTGCGGACGCATCGCGCAGGGACGCTTCCGCAACGGCGAGACCCAGCACCAGATGCCGCTCAACTCGGGGCCGCACGCCATCCACGGCACCGGCCGCGACACCGTCTGGCGGGTGCGGCACGCCGACGACACCACCGCGACGCTGACGTACGAGCTGGCCGAACCGTGGCCGTACCCGGGGCTGGTCACACAGACGTTCCGGCTGACGGACAGCGCGCTGGAGCTGACGCTCGGCGTGGAGACCCGGGCGGACTCCTTCCCCGCGCAGGTCGGCTGGCACCCGTGGTTCAACCGGTCCCTGGGCGCCGGCGGCGAGGACGTGAGCCTGGCCTTCGCGCCCGCGTTCCAGCTGGAGCGGGGCGAGGACCACCTGCCCACCGGCCGCCGCATCGACCCGCGGCCCGGCCCCTGGGACGACTGCTTCGGCATGCCCGACGGTGTGGAGGCCACGCTGACCTGGCCGGGACAGCTCGCGCTGACCGTGTCCAGCCCCGCCCGCTGGGTCGTCGTCTACGACGAGCAGGCGGAAGCCGTGTGCGTCGAGGCGCAGTCCGGCCCGCCGGACGGCCTGAACACCGACCCCGAGCTGGTCACCCGCCTCCAGCCCCTGGAACTCGCCGCCACATGGTCGTGGGAGCGCCTCTAA
- a CDS encoding carbon monoxide dehydrogenase produces the protein MDHEVFVPVTAAALRRTLRDPARVAHCVPAFQQDAESEPGAITGRLKVRAGGHTITYRGTLGVTEEDDGVFTVRAEGEEVRGTGSVSVTLDVRLTPAVSVTAPPPGASGEPGEPGTTDGTDVGFTGVSHAQGRLAELPRDAATQAARRLLDRFAARLGDESGPHKDRAPGTPDSAEEAGEPLPPKGTPSGGPSTPSAPDSSAPSSPDTPLSGETVAGDGDFHIPDGFDDLDDADGPEDDDGPPAEAAHARRTMIGRSAEEVDHAPPRGRYAPVPLPEATTAVSSLRWVAPAAALALASAVVVTRALRRRR, from the coding sequence ATGGACCACGAGGTGTTCGTTCCGGTTACGGCGGCGGCCCTGCGGCGTACGCTGCGGGACCCGGCGCGGGTCGCCCACTGCGTCCCGGCGTTCCAGCAGGACGCGGAGAGCGAGCCTGGTGCGATCACCGGCCGGCTCAAGGTCCGCGCGGGCGGCCACACGATCACGTATCGGGGCACGCTCGGCGTGACCGAGGAGGACGACGGGGTGTTCACCGTCCGGGCCGAGGGCGAGGAGGTCAGGGGCACGGGATCGGTGTCGGTGACGCTGGACGTGCGTCTGACGCCGGCCGTCTCGGTGACCGCGCCGCCGCCCGGCGCCTCGGGCGAGCCCGGGGAACCCGGCACCACGGACGGGACGGACGTCGGCTTCACCGGCGTCTCGCACGCGCAGGGCCGGCTCGCGGAGCTGCCGCGCGACGCCGCGACGCAGGCGGCACGGCGGCTGCTGGATCGGTTCGCCGCACGCCTGGGCGACGAGAGCGGCCCGCACAAGGACCGCGCGCCGGGGACGCCGGACAGCGCCGAGGAGGCGGGCGAGCCGCTGCCGCCGAAGGGGACGCCGTCGGGTGGCCCGTCCACGCCCTCCGCGCCGGACTCCTCCGCACCGTCCTCACCGGACACTCCGCTGTCGGGCGAGACGGTCGCCGGGGACGGCGACTTCCACATCCCGGACGGGTTCGACGACCTGGACGACGCGGACGGCCCGGAGGACGACGACGGCCCGCCCGCCGAGGCGGCACACGCGCGACGGACCATGATCGGCCGCAGCGCGGAGGAGGTCGACCACGCTCCGCCCCGCGGCCGGTACGCCCCGGTCCCGCTGCCGGAGGCGACGACGGCTGTGAGCTCCCTGCGCTGGGTGGCCCCGGCCGCCGCGCTGGCCCTGGCCTCCGCGGTCGTCGTGACGCGCGCGCTGCGGCGCCGCCGCTGA
- a CDS encoding kynureninase: MSDLPTVVATRGAAAPDLAERAAHLDAVDELAPARALFTLNDGVVYLDGNSLGALPSHVPDRMRDVITRQWGELGIRSWSESGWWTAPERVGDRIAPLVGARPGTVVVADSTSVNVFKALVAGARLVPEDRDEIVVDGTTFPTDGYIAQSVARLTGKRLVAVEPAGLAARLGPRTAVALVNHVDFRTGRLHDLPGITAAVHAAGGIAVWDLCHSAGALPVGLDTHGVDLAVGCTYKFLNGGPGSPAFLYVAPRHQAAFDSPLPGWNSHADPFAMAPGYAAADGAPRGRVGTPDILSLLAADAALDVWDHEAVSIGAVRAKSLALTDFFLECVAAYAPPGRLASLTPAAHAERGSQVALRCEGAPEVMETLIARGVVGDLRRPDVLRFGFTPLYVGFADAERAARVLAEVLAGKAA, translated from the coding sequence ATGTCTGATCTCCCGACCGTTGTCGCCACCCGCGGGGCAGCGGCACCGGACCTGGCCGAGCGTGCCGCGCACCTCGACGCGGTCGACGAACTCGCCCCGGCTCGCGCGTTGTTCACGCTGAACGACGGTGTCGTCTACCTCGACGGGAACTCGCTGGGCGCGCTGCCCTCCCATGTGCCGGACCGCATGCGGGATGTGATCACCCGTCAGTGGGGTGAACTGGGCATCAGGTCATGGAGCGAGAGCGGTTGGTGGACCGCGCCCGAGCGGGTCGGCGACCGCATCGCGCCGCTCGTGGGCGCCCGCCCCGGCACCGTCGTGGTGGCGGACTCGACCAGTGTGAACGTGTTCAAGGCGCTGGTGGCGGGGGCCCGGCTGGTGCCGGAGGACCGCGATGAGATCGTGGTCGACGGGACGACCTTCCCCACCGACGGGTACATCGCGCAGTCCGTGGCCCGGCTGACGGGCAAGCGGCTGGTGGCCGTCGAGCCCGCCGGACTCGCGGCCCGGCTCGGGCCGCGTACCGCCGTCGCGCTCGTCAACCACGTCGACTTCCGCACCGGCAGGCTGCACGACCTGCCCGGCATCACCGCCGCCGTGCACGCGGCGGGCGGCATCGCGGTGTGGGACCTGTGCCACAGCGCGGGAGCGCTGCCGGTCGGCCTGGACACGCACGGTGTGGACCTGGCGGTCGGCTGCACCTACAAGTTCCTCAACGGCGGGCCCGGTTCACCGGCGTTCCTCTATGTCGCGCCCCGGCACCAGGCCGCCTTCGACTCCCCGCTGCCGGGCTGGAACTCGCACGCGGACCCGTTCGCGATGGCACCGGGTTACGCCGCCGCCGACGGCGCGCCCCGGGGCCGTGTCGGCACCCCCGACATCCTGTCGCTGCTCGCGGCCGACGCGGCGCTCGACGTGTGGGACCACGAGGCCGTCAGCATCGGTGCCGTACGGGCGAAGAGTCTCGCGCTCACCGACTTCTTCCTGGAGTGCGTCGCCGCGTACGCGCCCCCGGGCCGGCTCGCCTCGCTCACCCCGGCCGCGCACGCGGAACGCGGCAGCCAGGTCGCGCTGCGCTGCGAGGGGGCACCCGAGGTGATGGAAACGCTCATCGCCCGCGGCGTGGTGGGCGACCTGCGACGACCCGATGTCCTGCGGTTCGGATTCACGCCGTTGTATGTGGGGTTCGCGGACGCGGAACGAGCGGCTCGCGTGCTGGCGGAGGTGCTGGCCGGAAAGGCCGCGTGA
- the pyrE gene encoding orotate phosphoribosyltransferase, protein MTSTNNAKGELLQSIKDLAVVHGKVTLSSGIEADWYIDMRRVTLDGQAAPLVGQVMLDAARDLDFDCVGGLTLGADPVATSMLHASAARGRRLDAYVVRKEQKQHGMKRRIEGTEVKGRRCLVVEDTSTTGGSPLTAVEAVREAGGEVVAVAVIVDRGAASAVADAGLPYVSAYTAADLGLA, encoded by the coding sequence ATGACCTCTACGAACAACGCCAAGGGCGAGCTGCTGCAGTCGATCAAGGACCTGGCCGTGGTGCACGGCAAGGTGACGCTCTCCTCCGGCATCGAGGCCGACTGGTACATCGACATGCGGCGCGTCACGCTCGACGGGCAGGCCGCGCCGCTCGTCGGACAGGTGATGCTGGACGCGGCCCGTGACCTCGACTTCGACTGCGTCGGCGGCCTCACGCTGGGCGCCGACCCCGTCGCCACGTCGATGCTGCACGCGTCCGCCGCCCGGGGCCGGCGCCTGGACGCGTACGTCGTGCGCAAGGAGCAGAAGCAGCACGGTATGAAGCGGCGGATCGAGGGGACCGAGGTGAAGGGCCGGCGCTGCCTGGTGGTGGAGGACACCTCGACCACCGGCGGCTCTCCCCTGACCGCGGTGGAGGCCGTCCGCGAGGCGGGCGGCGAGGTCGTCGCGGTCGCGGTGATCGTGGACCGGGGGGCCGCCTCCGCCGTGGCGGACGCCGGACTGCCGTACGTGTCGGCCTACACGGCCGCCGACCTCGGTCTCGCCTGA
- a CDS encoding tryptophan 2,3-dioxygenase family protein has product MSNDPETPNLDFAGTTPYEDYVQADVLTHAQHLRSDDPGEMVFLVTTQVMELWFTAIVHEWETASRALDEDRVPDALDALRRSAWELEALNAAWRPLGRLTPAQFNAYRGALGEGSGFQSAMYRRLEFLLGDKSASMLVPHRGAPRVHAELEKALARPSLYDEVLRLLARRGHPVPAEVLERDLTRKYAPSDGVELVWAAIYADRDQHSELVRLGEALTDVGELVWRWRNDHLVATRRAMGSKPGTGGSAGVAWLEKRSTAVVFPELWSARGHV; this is encoded by the coding sequence ATGTCCAACGACCCCGAGACCCCGAATCTCGACTTCGCGGGGACGACCCCGTACGAGGACTACGTCCAGGCCGACGTCCTCACCCATGCCCAGCACCTGCGGTCCGACGACCCGGGCGAGATGGTCTTCCTCGTCACGACCCAGGTCATGGAGCTGTGGTTCACCGCGATCGTCCACGAGTGGGAGACCGCGTCGCGCGCCCTGGACGAGGACCGGGTGCCCGACGCGCTGGACGCCCTGCGCCGCTCCGCGTGGGAGCTGGAGGCGCTGAACGCGGCCTGGCGGCCGCTGGGCCGGCTCACGCCCGCGCAGTTCAACGCGTACCGGGGGGCCCTCGGCGAGGGTTCCGGCTTCCAGTCGGCGATGTACCGCCGCCTGGAGTTCCTCCTCGGCGACAAGTCCGCGTCGATGCTCGTGCCGCACCGGGGCGCCCCGCGCGTCCACGCGGAGCTGGAGAAGGCCCTCGCCCGGCCCAGCCTGTACGACGAGGTGCTGCGGCTGCTGGCCCGGCGCGGCCATCCGGTGCCCGCCGAGGTGCTGGAGAGGGACCTCACCCGCAAGTACGCGCCGTCCGACGGCGTGGAGCTGGTGTGGGCCGCGATCTACGCTGACCGGGACCAGCACAGCGAGCTGGTCCGGCTCGGGGAGGCCCTCACCGACGTCGGCGAACTGGTGTGGCGCTGGCGCAACGACCACCTCGTCGCGACCCGTCGCGCCATGGGCTCCAAGCCCGGCACGGGTGGCTCGGCCGGGGTGGCCTGGCTGGAGAAGCGATCGACCGCCGTGGTGTTTCCCGAACTCTGGAGTGCGCGTGGACATGTCTGA